A DNA window from Drosophila virilis strain 15010-1051.87 chromosome 4, Dvir_AGI_RSII-ME, whole genome shotgun sequence contains the following coding sequences:
- the GABPI gene encoding palmitoyltransferase ZDHHC23 isoform X1, with protein sequence MGVGKELGFCFYRKTTRLPTEAERREAETRSLCCCEYIGQDKQPFHILGCCCNCEDCDLVCTRLITCKRIEQRNIDGMLIAFQDRLRLPWRGGAKRISLAALAPAIILPIMMGLAALNAKTAIIIMLTLMVFTYWGLQIAERTATKTSFFLSWIVFSVIYMALIFECEVPLLELLPIENNILLLLSLGAICLWYRIKKLAPLNLVTAQYGTTPKDELPGITEASSGEEQAEQQAHESIRLKGDTVLGIDGDDDDDDAAINSSEHAGLMQHAAQPNICDTCRKVTPRHAYHCAVCGSCVKRRSHHSYWLNCCIGENNYRLYLAALVLSECALLLGANLTLTAVCHPFLVVRLLSLPLLLPDDCSEVFEDFELGISFIVAGYAMLISCYIAFVLVRQLYLLWRGTTMHEYKRAPAHNGNRNRVWSNWRAILN encoded by the exons ATGGGGGTGGGCAAAGAGTTggggttttgtttttatcgcAAAACGACGCGACTGC CCACAGAAGCCGAGCGGCGCGAAGCGGAAACGCGAAgcctctgctgctgcgaaTACATAGGACAGGATAAGCAGCCATTTCATATCTTAGGATGCTGTTGTAATTGCGAAGACTGTGACTTGGTATGCACACG ACTCATCACGTGTAAACGCATTGAACAGCGCAACATAGACGGCATGTTGATTGCATTCCAGGACCGGCTGCGTTTACCATGGCGTGGTGGCGCCAAACGCATATCACTCGCTGCACTGGCGCCAGCCATAATACTGCCCATCATGATGGGGCTGGCGGCGCTCAATGCCAAGACTGCTATCATAATTATGCTCACGCTGATGGTCTTTACATATTGGGGCTTGCAAATCGCAGAGCGGACGGCCACGAAAACCAGCTTTTTTTTAAGCTGGATTGTCTTTTCGGTAATCTACATGGCGTTGATATTTGAGTGCGAAGTGCCGCTGCTGGAGCTGTTGCCGATAGAGAACAATATATTGCTCTTATTGTCATTGGGTGCGATATGTTTGTGGTATCGCATCAAGAAATTGGCGCCGCTCAATCTGGTGACCGCTCAATACGGAACCACGCCTAAGGATGAGCTGCCAGGCATCACGGAAGCCTCCAGTGGTGAGGAGCAGGCCGAGCAGCAGGCACACGAATCTATCAGGCTAAAGGGAGACACTGTGCTCGGCATCGAcggcgatgatgatgatgatgacgctgCTATAAACAGCTCTGAACATGCTGGCCTTATGCAGCATGCCGCCCAACCGAATATCTGTGACACTTGTCGCAAGGTGACGCCTAGGCATGCCTATCATTGCGCCGTCTGTGGCAGCTGCGTTAAGCGCCGCTCTCATCACAGTTACTGGCTCAACTGTTGCATTGGTGAAAACAATTATCGTTTGTATCTGGCGGCGCTGGTGCTATCCGAATGTGCCCTGCTGCTGGGCGCAAATTTGACATTGACGGCCGTTTGCCATCCATTTTTGGTGGTGCGTCTGCTGAGCCTTCCCCTGCTGCTGCCCGATGACTGCAGTGAGGTCTTTGAGGACTTTGA ATTGGGCATATCGTTTATTGTGGCCGGCTATGCCATGCTCATCTCTTGCTATATTGCCTTTGTCCTGGTGCGtcaattgtatttgttgtggCGTGGCACCACCATGCATGAATATAAGCGCGCCCCAGCTCACAATGGGAATCGCAATCGGGTTTGGAGCAATTGGCGGGCTATTTTAAATTGA
- the GABPI gene encoding palmitoyltransferase ZDHHC23 isoform X2 yields MSTTTVNFFEAATEAERREAETRSLCCCEYIGQDKQPFHILGCCCNCEDCDLVCTRLITCKRIEQRNIDGMLIAFQDRLRLPWRGGAKRISLAALAPAIILPIMMGLAALNAKTAIIIMLTLMVFTYWGLQIAERTATKTSFFLSWIVFSVIYMALIFECEVPLLELLPIENNILLLLSLGAICLWYRIKKLAPLNLVTAQYGTTPKDELPGITEASSGEEQAEQQAHESIRLKGDTVLGIDGDDDDDDAAINSSEHAGLMQHAAQPNICDTCRKVTPRHAYHCAVCGSCVKRRSHHSYWLNCCIGENNYRLYLAALVLSECALLLGANLTLTAVCHPFLVVRLLSLPLLLPDDCSEVFEDFELGISFIVAGYAMLISCYIAFVLVRQLYLLWRGTTMHEYKRAPAHNGNRNRVWSNWRAILN; encoded by the exons ATGTCGACGACAACTGTGAACTTTTTCGAGGCAGCCACAGAAGCCGAGCGGCGCGAAGCGGAAACGCGAAgcctctgctgctgcgaaTACATAGGACAGGATAAGCAGCCATTTCATATCTTAGGATGCTGTTGTAATTGCGAAGACTGTGACTTGGTATGCACACG ACTCATCACGTGTAAACGCATTGAACAGCGCAACATAGACGGCATGTTGATTGCATTCCAGGACCGGCTGCGTTTACCATGGCGTGGTGGCGCCAAACGCATATCACTCGCTGCACTGGCGCCAGCCATAATACTGCCCATCATGATGGGGCTGGCGGCGCTCAATGCCAAGACTGCTATCATAATTATGCTCACGCTGATGGTCTTTACATATTGGGGCTTGCAAATCGCAGAGCGGACGGCCACGAAAACCAGCTTTTTTTTAAGCTGGATTGTCTTTTCGGTAATCTACATGGCGTTGATATTTGAGTGCGAAGTGCCGCTGCTGGAGCTGTTGCCGATAGAGAACAATATATTGCTCTTATTGTCATTGGGTGCGATATGTTTGTGGTATCGCATCAAGAAATTGGCGCCGCTCAATCTGGTGACCGCTCAATACGGAACCACGCCTAAGGATGAGCTGCCAGGCATCACGGAAGCCTCCAGTGGTGAGGAGCAGGCCGAGCAGCAGGCACACGAATCTATCAGGCTAAAGGGAGACACTGTGCTCGGCATCGAcggcgatgatgatgatgatgacgctgCTATAAACAGCTCTGAACATGCTGGCCTTATGCAGCATGCCGCCCAACCGAATATCTGTGACACTTGTCGCAAGGTGACGCCTAGGCATGCCTATCATTGCGCCGTCTGTGGCAGCTGCGTTAAGCGCCGCTCTCATCACAGTTACTGGCTCAACTGTTGCATTGGTGAAAACAATTATCGTTTGTATCTGGCGGCGCTGGTGCTATCCGAATGTGCCCTGCTGCTGGGCGCAAATTTGACATTGACGGCCGTTTGCCATCCATTTTTGGTGGTGCGTCTGCTGAGCCTTCCCCTGCTGCTGCCCGATGACTGCAGTGAGGTCTTTGAGGACTTTGA ATTGGGCATATCGTTTATTGTGGCCGGCTATGCCATGCTCATCTCTTGCTATATTGCCTTTGTCCTGGTGCGtcaattgtatttgttgtggCGTGGCACCACCATGCATGAATATAAGCGCGCCCCAGCTCACAATGGGAATCGCAATCGGGTTTGGAGCAATTGGCGGGCTATTTTAAATTGA
- the GABPI gene encoding palmitoyltransferase ZDHHC23 isoform X3, with the protein MLIAFQDRLRLPWRGGAKRISLAALAPAIILPIMMGLAALNAKTAIIIMLTLMVFTYWGLQIAERTATKTSFFLSWIVFSVIYMALIFECEVPLLELLPIENNILLLLSLGAICLWYRIKKLAPLNLVTAQYGTTPKDELPGITEASSGEEQAEQQAHESIRLKGDTVLGIDGDDDDDDAAINSSEHAGLMQHAAQPNICDTCRKVTPRHAYHCAVCGSCVKRRSHHSYWLNCCIGENNYRLYLAALVLSECALLLGANLTLTAVCHPFLVVRLLSLPLLLPDDCSEVFEDFELGISFIVAGYAMLISCYIAFVLVRQLYLLWRGTTMHEYKRAPAHNGNRNRVWSNWRAILN; encoded by the exons ATGTTGATTGCATTCCAGGACCGGCTGCGTTTACCATGGCGTGGTGGCGCCAAACGCATATCACTCGCTGCACTGGCGCCAGCCATAATACTGCCCATCATGATGGGGCTGGCGGCGCTCAATGCCAAGACTGCTATCATAATTATGCTCACGCTGATGGTCTTTACATATTGGGGCTTGCAAATCGCAGAGCGGACGGCCACGAAAACCAGCTTTTTTTTAAGCTGGATTGTCTTTTCGGTAATCTACATGGCGTTGATATTTGAGTGCGAAGTGCCGCTGCTGGAGCTGTTGCCGATAGAGAACAATATATTGCTCTTATTGTCATTGGGTGCGATATGTTTGTGGTATCGCATCAAGAAATTGGCGCCGCTCAATCTGGTGACCGCTCAATACGGAACCACGCCTAAGGATGAGCTGCCAGGCATCACGGAAGCCTCCAGTGGTGAGGAGCAGGCCGAGCAGCAGGCACACGAATCTATCAGGCTAAAGGGAGACACTGTGCTCGGCATCGAcggcgatgatgatgatgatgacgctgCTATAAACAGCTCTGAACATGCTGGCCTTATGCAGCATGCCGCCCAACCGAATATCTGTGACACTTGTCGCAAGGTGACGCCTAGGCATGCCTATCATTGCGCCGTCTGTGGCAGCTGCGTTAAGCGCCGCTCTCATCACAGTTACTGGCTCAACTGTTGCATTGGTGAAAACAATTATCGTTTGTATCTGGCGGCGCTGGTGCTATCCGAATGTGCCCTGCTGCTGGGCGCAAATTTGACATTGACGGCCGTTTGCCATCCATTTTTGGTGGTGCGTCTGCTGAGCCTTCCCCTGCTGCTGCCCGATGACTGCAGTGAGGTCTTTGAGGACTTTGA ATTGGGCATATCGTTTATTGTGGCCGGCTATGCCATGCTCATCTCTTGCTATATTGCCTTTGTCCTGGTGCGtcaattgtatttgttgtggCGTGGCACCACCATGCATGAATATAAGCGCGCCCCAGCTCACAATGGGAATCGCAATCGGGTTTGGAGCAATTGGCGGGCTATTTTAAATTGA
- the LOC6627318 gene encoding histidine protein methyltransferase 1 homolog, with the protein MFKFNFEVNDSDSSDNTESPFKKPKVDQKINSESEKDEKILWYKAEQIKPTKVILQSLDLYELNAKVLTFKDVELRHIIAGFLLEDIKKNSDVDSKDIKKSEESHSDLIAGVYEGGAKIWECTDDLLKYLFKNYEKKHWENKLVLDLGCGSGLLGIYAMKCGAKVDFQDYNKDVLEKITIPNVLLNLNETLTDDEKIDQLQKKSNFYAGDWSYFTTLTENLEKYDIILTSETIYNMENQQKLLDTFKKRLKSDGIVLVAAKSHYFGVGGGLEQLVEFIKSGKDFLSTYLWQADENLKRGIIQLKLQ; encoded by the exons atgttcaagtTCAATTTTGAAGTGAACGATTCGGATTCATCGGACAACACTGAGAGTCCTTTTAAAAAACCTAAAGTTGACCAAAAGATAAATTCAGAATCAGAAAAAGACGAAAAGATACTCTGGTATAAAGCAGAGCAAATAAAGCCAACTAAAGTCATTTTACAAAGCTTGGATCTGTACGAACTTAATGCAAAAGTACTAACTTTCAAAGACGTCGAACTACGGCATATAATTGCGGGCTTTCTGCTtgaagatattaaaaaaaacagtgATGTAGATAGTAAAGACATTAAGAAATCCGAAGAAAGTCACTCTGATTTAATAGCAGGTGTATATGAAG GTGGAGCGAAAATTTGGGAGTGCACTGAtgatttgttaaaatatttgttcaaaaactatgaaaaaaaacattggGAGAACAAGCTGGTCTTGGACTTGGGCTGCGGATCTGGGCTTTTGGGAATATACGCGATGAAATGTGGTGCGAAAGTAGACTTTCAGGATTAT AACAAGGACGTTTTGGAGAAAATCACAATACCAAATGTACTGCTTAACTTAAATGAAACGTTAACCGATGATGAAAAAATTGAtcagctacaaaaaaaaagtaatttctACGCTGGCGACTGGTCATATTTCACGACACTTACAGAAAACCTTGAGAAATATGATATAATACTAACATCAGAAACGATATATAACATGGAAAATCAACAAAAGCTATTGGACACATTTAAAAAACGACTAAAATCAGACGGTATTGTTCTGGTAGCTGCCAAATCACATTACTTTGGTGTTGGTGGTGGACTAGAGCAGTTGGTTGAGTTTATAAAAAGTGGAAAAGATTTTCTAAGCACCTATTTGTGGCAGGCTGATGAAAATCTCAAGCGCGGCATAATCCAATTAAAGTTGCAATGA
- the Sf3b2 gene encoding splicing factor 3B subunit 2, protein MADQIQPDGVQPAALMSIRFDQQQTIDNVAANGSGAGDVDDAQAIVDSKKAADLVLPKALEDVLALKDQRVAEFDTDVDARGGHGGDGTSQDGDFADVGEDSDEEADNQLNGVNSDKPGKQSKADKNKKKKRRKKQNKKIRQRLEFERQQQLARHSEPRELDPEDEPKVAGSDDEQPPAKEKDTKKESRSKKKKERAAEEKDKAKERKKSENGEEDVTIEYVPEKITIADLAPMYRQFYRVFEIFKLENKPKPVEKDKAALDAEALAKAKKSSNKMHDDDDDDGDDDDDNKEDKEKLSKRKLKKLTRLSVAELKQLVSRPDVVEMHDVTARDPKLLVQLKAYRNTVQVPRHWCFKRKYLQGKRGIEKPPFDLPAFIKKTGIMEMRESLQEREDAKTLKAKMRERVRPKMGKIDIDYQKLHDAFFKWQTKPRMTIHGDLYYEGKEFETRLKEKKPGDLSEELRIALGMPVGPNSHKIPPPWLIAQQRYGPPPSYPNLKIPGLNAPIPEGTSFGYHAGGWGKPPVDENGKPLYGDVFGMNTLDLDNGIDEADIERNQWGELESESEESSEEEEEDGEDLGNQQDETGLVTPVEGLVTPSGLTSVPAGMETPENIELRKKKIEAEMEDNETPVLYQVLPEKRTDRIGASMMGSTHVYDIGGGAGASKQPPVRSTTDREGIVELALDPSELDLDNDAMAQRYEQQMREQQNHLQKEDLSDMLAEHVARQKSKRKRQQTDPAKTTKKYKEFKF, encoded by the exons atggcTGACCAAATTCAACCTGAT GGCGTTCAACCGGCGGCATTGATGTCCATTCGTTTCGATCAGCAACAAACGATTGACAATGTAGCTGCTAATGGCAGCGGAGCCGGCGACGTTGACGACGCACAAGCAATCGTCGACTCAAAAAAAGCGGCTGACTTAGTGCTGCCAAAGGCGTTGGAAGATGTGCTTGCATTAAAGGATCAGCGCGTAGCTGAGTTCGACACTGATGTGGATGCACGAGGTGGCCACGGTGGAGACGGGACGTCGCAAGATGGTGACTTTGCCGATGTAGGCGAAGATAGCGATGAGGAGGCCGACAACCAATTAAACGGCGTCAACAGCGACAAGCCGGGCAAGCAGAGTAAAgcggacaaaaacaaaaagaagaaacggcgcaagaagcaaaacaaaaagatacGACAAAGGTTGGAGTTTGAACGGCAACAGCAGTTGGCGCGCCACTCTGAGCCAAGGGAACTAGATCCTGAGGACGAACCGAAGGTGGCCGGTAGTGACGACGAGCAGCCGCCGGCGAAGGAAAAGGACACAAAGAAAGAGAGTcgcagcaaaaagaaaaaggagcGCGCAGCCGAAGAAAAGGATAAGGCCAAAGAACGTAAGAAATCGGAAAACGGCGAGGAGGATGTCACCATTGA ATATGTGCCCGAGAAGATAACTATTGCAGACCTGGCGCCCATGTATCGTCAATTCTACCGCGTCTTTgagatttttaagctggaaAACAAGCCGAAACCCGTTGAAAAAGACAAGGCAGCTCTGGATGCCGAAGCTTTGGCCAAAGCCAAGAAATCATCCAACAAAATgcacgacgacgacgatgatgatggagatgatgacgatgacaaTAAGGAGGACAAAGAGAAGTTATCCAAGCGCAAGCTGAAAAAACTCACACGTCTCAGCGTGGCAGAGCTTAAGCAATTGGTCTCACGGCCGGATGTTGTTGAAATGCACGATGTGACAGCCCGGGACCCAAAGCTGCTTGTCCAGCTTAAGGCCTATCGCAATACGGTGCAGGTGCCGCGTCATTGGTGCTTCAAGCGTAAATATCTGCAGGGCAAGCGTGGTATTGAGAAGCCACCCTTTGATCTGCCAGCGTTTATAAAGAAAACTGGCATCATGGAGATGCGTGAATCCCTGCAAGAGCGCGAAGATGCCAAAACACTAAAGGCAAAGATGCGCGAACGTGTTCGCCCAAAAATGGGCAAAATAGACATTGACTATCAGAAACTGCACGATGCTTTCTTCAAGTGGCAAACAAAGCCACGCATGACCATTCATGGTGATCTATATTATGAGGGAAAAGAGTTTGAGACGCGTCTAAAAGAGAAAAAGCCAGGCGATCTTTCTGAAGAGTTGCGCATTGCCCTGGGCATGCCGGTTGGGCCCAATTCCCACAAAATACCGCCACCATGGCTGATTGCCCAACAGCGCTACGGTCCGCCGCCGTCATATCCCAATCTAAAAATACCCGGCTTAAATGCGCCCATACCAGAGGGCACCTCCTTTGGCTATCATGCAGGCGGCTGGGGTAAGCCGCCAGTTGATGAGAACGGCAAGCCTCTGTATGGCGATGTATTCGGCATGAATACTCTTGATTTGGAT AACGGCATCGATGAAGCGGACATTGAGCGCAACCAATGGGGTGAACTTGAATCCGAATCGGAGGAATCCTCcgaagaggaggaggaggatggCGAGGATCTGGGCAATCAGCAGGACGAAACCGGTTTGGTAACGCCAGTTGAGGGTCTGGTTACGCCCTCGGGTCTAACCAGTGTTCCAGCGGGCATGGAAACACCCGAGAACATTGAATTacgcaaaaagaaaatagaagcCGAAAtggaaga CAATGAAACGCCTGTTCTGTATCAGGTGCTGCCAGAGAAGCGCACAGACCGCATAGGCGCCTCCATGATGGGCTCAACGCATGTGTATGACATTGGCGGCGGCGCTGGTGCCAGTAAACAACCGCCTGTGCGCTCCACTACAGATCGTGAAGGCATCGTCGAATTGGCCTTGGATCCTAGTGAATTGGATCTGGACAACGATGCGATGGCCCAGCGTTATGAGCAGCAAATGCGCGAGCAACAGAATCACTTGCAAAAGGAGGACTTATCGGACATGTTGGCGGAGCATGTGGCGCGTCAAAAATCGAAACGCAAGCGACAACAAACCGATCCAGCAAAGACCACAAAGAAGTACAAGGAATTCAAGTTTTAG
- the Prp40 gene encoding pre-mRNA-processing factor 40 homolog A, whose product MNVPPSAGNGNAAMPMPPAAAMGGMGYTHTPGMVPVPPFNLPPPGFGAPPPPELAAAFGALASNTEWTEHKAPDGRPYYYNQNTKQSSWEKPEALMTPAELLHNQCPWKEYRSDANKVYYHNVTTKETCWEPPPEYLDMKAKAKAEEAAAAAKAVAAMTSSSLAGMVPHVALANILPAALPTAPRIPTPEIHSPLTPSSNENSSSAMDQAMAATLASIEVPQQNAKKEEKSSGENNTLVFKDKREAIEAFKELLRDRNVPSTANWDQCVKIISKDPRYNAFKTLNERKQTFNAYKTQKLKDEREESRLRAKKAKEDLEQFLMSSDKMNSQMKYFRCEEVFANNRTWTTVPEQDRRDIYEDCIFNLAKREKEEARVLKKRNMKVLGELLESMTSITYASTWSEAQVMLLDNAAFKNDVTLLGMDKEDALIVFEEHIRTLEKEEEEDREREKKRLKRQQRKNRDGFLALLDSLHEEGKLTSMSLWVELYPIISADIRFSAMLGQSGSTPLDLFKFYVENLKARFHDEKKIIREILKEKQFVVQAKTSFEDFATVVCEDKRSASLDAGNVKLTYNSLLEKAEAIEKERMKEEVRRLRKLENEIKNEWLEANVSVGEPYESAKKLVEHLEAFALYEKEIGVEKVWEDFIKESEDACSHHHSRSRKSKKNKKHKKRVRSTSRSDIENELVELEKSRKRRSKSRSNSLSSIGSIESEKLLKKKKKRKNKSRASSCESEMGNQTPITAAALQQNDSNSHSPAKKKKKEKRTKKDKEAKRHRNNRSTTPLSPAAQSDSATSRNEELTLSDGELESKRAALLAQLNEQLDE is encoded by the exons ATGAATGTTCCTCCTAGcgctggcaatggcaatgcagCGATGCCGATGCCGCCAGCCGCCGCAATGGGCGGCATGGGATACACGCACACGCCGGGAATGGTGCCAGTGCCACCATTCAATCTGCCGCCGCCCGGCTTTGGTGCACCGCCGCCACCGGAGCTAGCAGCCGCATTTGGTGCCCTCGCCTCAAATACGGAGTGGACCGAGCATAAAGCGCCGGATGGACGACCGTATTATTATAATCAAAATACAAAGCAGAGTTCATGGGAAAAGCCGGAGGCGCTAATGACGCCAGCTGAGCTACTGCACAATCAGTGCCCCTGGAAAGAGTATCGCTCAGATGCAAACAAAGTGTATTATCATAATGTGACTACGAAGGAGACGTGCTGGGAGCCACCGCCAGAGTATCTTGACATGAAGGCCAAAGCCAAGGCGGAGGA AGCAGCCGCTGCGGCTAAAGCCGTTGCCGCCATGACATCCTCGAGCTTAGCAGGTATGGTTCCGCATGTTGCATTGGCCAATATTCTGCCAGCTGCGTTGCCCACAGCGCCGCGCATACCCACGCCTGAGATACACTCACCCCTGACGCCAAGCAGTAATGAAAATAGCTCCTCAGCAATGGATCAGGCAATGGCAGCCACTCTAGCGTCCATCGAGGTGCCACAACAGAATG CTAAAAAGGAGGAGAAATCTAGTGGCGAGAACAATACGCTGGTTTTTAAAGACAAGCGCGAGGCCATTGAGGCGTTCAAGGAGCTCCTGCGTGATCGAAATGTGCCCTCAACTGCGAACTGGGATCAGTGCGTCAAGATTATATCAAAGGATCCGCGTTACAATGCCTTCAAAACGCTAAACGAACGCAAACAAACTTTTAATGCatacaaaacacaaaagcTGAAAGATGAACGCGAGGAGTCGAGATTGCGTGCCAAAAAGGCTAAGGAGGATTTGGAACAGTTTCTCATGTCCAGCGATAAGATGAACTcacaaatgaaatattttcgtTGCGAGGAAGTTTTTGCGAACAATCGCACGTGGACAACGGTACCAGAACAGGATCGAAGAGATATCTACGAGGATTGCATCTTTAATTTGGCCAAGCGTGAGAAGGAAGAGGCTCGTGTGCTCAAGAAACGCAATATGAAAGTACTTGGTGAGTTGCTAGAATCAATGACATCCATTACGTACGCTAGCACGTGGTCGGAGGCGCAGGTAATGTTGCTGGACAATGCGGCGTTTAAAAACGATGTCACTCTACTCGGCATGGACAAGGAGGATGCGCTTATCGTATTTGAGGAGCATATCCGCACGCTTGAGAAGGAGGAAGAGGAGGATCGAGAACGGGAAAAGAAACGTTTAAAACGACAGCAACGCAAGAATCGTGATGGCTTCCTCGCATTACTTGACTCGCTGCATGAGGAGGGCAAACTCACCTCTATGTCTTTGTGGGTGGAACTGTATCCAATTATATCGGCGGATATACGTTTCTCTGCTATGCTGGGTCAGAGTGGCTCCACGCCACTTGATCTTTTCAAGTTCTATGTTGAGAATTTGAAGGCACGTTTCCATGACGAAAAGAAGATCATACGGGAAATACTCAAAGAGAAGCAGTTTGTTGTCCAGGCGAAGACATCTTTTGAGGACTTTGCCACCGTTGTGTGCGAAGATAAACGCTCCGCCAGCCTGGATGCCGGTAATGTAAAGTTAACTTACAACTCGCTGCTAGAAAAG gcGGAAGCCATTGAAAAGGAGCGCATGAAGGAGGAGGTGCGGCGCTTGCGAAAATtggaaaatgaaatcaaaaatgAATGGTTGGAGGCAAATGTGTCCGTGGGCGAACCCTATGAGAGCGCCAAAAAGCTGGTCGAGCATTTAGAGGCGTTTGCGCTGTACGAAAAAGAAATTGGAGTGGAAAAGGTCTGGGAAGATTTTATCAAAGAGAGTGAAGATGCCTGCAGCCATCATCATTCGCGTTCACGTAAATcgaaaaagaataaaaagcataaaaaacgTGTCCGCTCAACCTCTAGATCAGATATCGAGAACGAGCTGGTTGAGCTGGAAAAGTCCAGAAAGCGACGCTCAAAATCTCGCTCA AATTCTCTTAGTTCAATTGGCAGCATTGAGAGTGAAAAGCTgttaaaaaagaagaaaaagcgCAAAAACAAATCGAGAGCG TCGTCTTGCGAATCCGAAATGGGCAATCAAACGCCAattactgctgctgcactgcagCAGAACGACTCAAATTCGCACTCACCggccaaaaagaagaaaaaagagaAGCGCACCAAAAAGGACAAAGAAGCCAAACGGCATAGAAATAATCGATCCACAACGCCGCTCAGTCCTGCAGCTCAATCGGATTCAGCGACATCCAGAAATGAGGAGCTAACGCTTAGCGATGGTGAACTTGAATCCAAACGTGCAGCGCTGCTAGCTCAGCTTAATGAACAACTGGACGAATGA
- the LOC6629107 gene encoding lactosylceramide 4-alpha-galactosyltransferase, with protein MFVTQKKLLMDFQNQRPRLILPILVVSVVVLLIIYTTQDMSTLFYRNCETKERSTAYNVGILLNKFFVEDVLLSSSRPPPGRTIFFHETTCYHQVSQFNVMNLTARQACAIESAGLNNPNFQVFVLFSCPTYRPLSGGQKLLIDAIEIYKNVRFRHLNIRNYASDTPVEDWIKKGDLLNSSFPMQHTADLLRLISLYRFGGIYLDMDVVVLRSLENEPLNYVGAHDNITLGNAVIGLEPTGKGHEIAELFLRDYEKNYNGKEYVQNGPALVTRVVKKLCGDNIVKLIEEGRTSCQGLKVFNSTAFYPFGWPQWMHFTEPKYLKETMTITKDSYLIHLWNKASYRGLIRVGSNTALGIYAKRHCPRVYAAAGDYF; from the exons ATGTTCGTAACTCAAAAGAAGCTGCTGATGGATTTTCAGAACCAAAGACCACGTCTGATACTACCCATCCTGGTCGTTAGTGTGGTAGTGCTTCTTATAATATACACAACACAGGACATGTCGACGCTTTTTTATCGTAATTGCGAAACCAAGGAACGGTCAACTGCATACAACGTAGGAATActattaaataagtttttcGTAGAAGATGTTCTACTTTCGAGCTCAAGACCTCCGCCAGGTCGCACTATATTCTTCCACGAGACCACATGTTATCATCAAGTTTCGCAGTTCAATGTAATGAATCTGACGGCAAGACAAGCCTGTGCCATCGAATCCGCCGGCTTGAATAATCCAAATTTCCAAgtgtttgtattattttccTGTCCAACATACCGTCCTCTGTCCGGTGGCCAAAAGCTCCTCATCGATGCAATTGAGATCTATAAAAATGTGCGGTTTCGTCATTTGAACATAAGGAATTATGCGAGCGACACTCCTGTTGAGGATTGGATTAAGAAAGGTGATCTGCTTAACTCGAG CTTTCCGATGCAGCATACAGCCGACTTACTCCGTTTGATAAGCCTATACCGCTTTGGTGGCATCTACCTGGACATGGACGTGGTAGTGCTGCGAAGCTTGGAAAACGAGCCACTTAACTATGTGGGTGCTCATGACAATATCACTTTGGGCAATGCTGTCATCGGTCTAGAACCCACTGGCAAGGGCCATGAGATTGCAGAATTATTTTTGCGGGATTacgaaaaaaattataatggAAAGGAGTATGTACAAAATGGACCAGCTCTTGTGACACGCGTTGTAAAAAAGCTTTGTGGCGACAACATCGTTAAACTAATTGAAGAAGGTCGGACAAGTTGCCAGGGGTTAAAAGTATTCAACTCTACCGCTTTCTATCCATTCGGCTGGCCCCAGTGGATGCATTTTACTGAGCCGAAATACCTGAAGGAAACAATGACAATTACCAAAGATTcttatttaatacatttatggAACAAGGCTTCCTATAGAGGCTTGATCAGAGTCGGCTCTAACACGGCACTTGGGATATATGCGAAAAGGCACTGTCCAAGGGTCTATGCGGCAGCTGGTGATTATTTCTAA